A window of the Mucilaginibacter sp. cycad4 genome harbors these coding sequences:
- a CDS encoding DUF1330 domain-containing protein, which translates to MSAYILFQRLNQKDAAELDFYEQNIGTAIGDHPIEILAYGTKHENLEGQPTETARLVKFPSMEDAKKWYYSDAYTALRAHRTAGGDHMAVLFEGNE; encoded by the coding sequence ATGTCAGCATATATTCTATTTCAACGACTTAATCAAAAAGACGCAGCGGAACTGGATTTTTACGAACAAAATATCGGGACTGCTATCGGTGATCACCCCATTGAAATTTTAGCTTACGGCACCAAGCATGAAAATCTTGAAGGACAGCCTACTGAAACAGCAAGGTTAGTGAAATTCCCATCTATGGAAGACGCTAAAAAATGGTATTACAGCGATGCTTACACCGCATTACGTGCGCATCGCACAGCAGGCGGTGATCACATGGCTGTACTGTTTGAAGGTAACGAATAA
- a CDS encoding alpha/beta hydrolase, giving the protein MKTNFNIVLVHGAFGDGSHWRYIIPALSNAGYTVRAMQLSLASLSEDIQKTSDLVSALNGPTLLVGHSYAGMVISAVGNLPTVKGMVYVAAFAPEKGESVGVLSHIGETPEGSTAVATGPSGLLFLDYERFHELYCPEVSENEAMVLASAQKPISQAIIDGEFDFEPAWKDKPSWYQTSVKDKMIIPATQALFIERIRPIKTVTLEAGHATIISHHELISSLILEAADSLLQDSELMQ; this is encoded by the coding sequence ATGAAAACAAATTTCAATATCGTACTTGTTCATGGCGCATTTGGCGACGGTTCACACTGGAGATATATTATCCCGGCTTTATCCAACGCCGGCTATACCGTAAGAGCGATGCAACTTTCATTGGCTTCCTTGTCTGAAGATATCCAAAAAACGAGCGACCTGGTGAGTGCACTTAATGGCCCAACCCTTTTAGTCGGTCACTCTTACGCAGGAATGGTAATCAGTGCAGTAGGGAATCTACCAACTGTTAAAGGCATGGTGTACGTTGCAGCATTTGCTCCGGAGAAAGGGGAGTCCGTGGGAGTTTTATCCCATATCGGGGAAACACCAGAAGGTTCAACTGCTGTTGCCACAGGCCCGTCTGGGTTGCTATTTCTGGATTATGAGCGGTTTCACGAGCTTTACTGTCCGGAGGTTTCAGAAAATGAAGCCATGGTCTTGGCGTCTGCCCAAAAACCGATCTCGCAAGCGATCATCGACGGTGAGTTTGATTTTGAACCAGCATGGAAGGACAAGCCTAGTTGGTATCAGACATCTGTAAAAGATAAAATGATCATTCCGGCGACTCAGGCATTATTTATCGAAAGGATTAGGCCGATAAAAACCGTAACACTGGAGGCCGGGCATGCTACAATTATTTCTCATCATGAACTGATATCGTCCCTTATTCTTGAGGCCGCTGATTCGCTTCTCCAGGACTCCGAGCTCATGCAATAA
- a CDS encoding Crp/Fnr family transcriptional regulator, with the protein MIDRYQLLKTFRKYLDDNISVTEQDWKKVVAATQIILIPRGKHLLKSGELNNKQVFILNGCLRTYQIGDTGKENTMLFKFENSWASEHESLSSQMPSRFNIEAIEHTWVAIINDADFISLYEYLPGFKQHINEIFRKAFVASNQRIHASYFLGASERYLQLLAHNPEVILRAPQHMVASYLQINAETLSRIKRKTTMRAKQAV; encoded by the coding sequence ATGATCGATAGATATCAATTATTGAAAACTTTCAGGAAATACCTGGATGACAACATTAGCGTTACCGAACAAGACTGGAAAAAAGTCGTTGCCGCAACACAGATCATTTTGATTCCCCGTGGTAAACATTTGCTTAAAAGCGGGGAATTAAATAATAAGCAGGTTTTTATTTTGAACGGATGCCTGAGAACTTATCAGATCGGAGATACCGGCAAGGAAAATACCATGCTTTTTAAATTTGAAAACTCCTGGGCTAGTGAACACGAAAGCTTGTCATCACAAATGCCGTCCAGGTTCAATATTGAGGCAATCGAACACACCTGGGTCGCCATAATTAACGATGCTGATTTCATTTCACTTTATGAATATCTTCCCGGTTTTAAGCAACATATAAACGAGATTTTCAGAAAAGCTTTTGTGGCTTCAAATCAGCGGATCCATGCGTCCTACTTTCTCGGGGCATCAGAACGCTATTTGCAATTGCTTGCACATAACCCAGAGGTTATCCTTCGGGCGCCTCAACATATGGTTGCATCTTATCTTCAGATCAATGCAGAAACGCTGAGCCGGATAAAAAGAAAGACAACAATGAGGGCTAAACAAGCTGTTTGA
- a CDS encoding carbon-nitrogen hydrolase — protein MAKVQIGQVQMKCIANKQENLEKAILMIRDAASKGAQIICLPELFTTAYFLETEDPVNFEAAEPVPGQSTQTLSMLSAELGVVIVASFFELDNNGKYYNTAAVIDADGKYLGKYRKMHIADTAELREKFYFSPGDEGYKVFKTQFATIGVLIGWDQWYPEATRIVSLMGAELLICPTSLGWSVNMDATLGSEQIQGWQTIVRGHAVANAIPIVSTNKVGEEAGIKFSGNSLLTDAFGGIVRQGSIDNEEVIVQQVDTDDTEHYRIHWPFFRDRRIDSYAELTKRSI, from the coding sequence ATGGCTAAAGTTCAAATAGGTCAGGTACAAATGAAATGTATCGCCAACAAACAAGAAAACCTTGAAAAGGCAATTCTGATGATACGTGACGCTGCTTCAAAAGGAGCGCAGATCATCTGTCTGCCAGAGCTTTTTACAACTGCTTATTTTCTCGAAACCGAAGATCCAGTAAACTTTGAAGCAGCAGAGCCCGTTCCTGGGCAATCGACCCAAACACTGTCTATGTTATCGGCCGAGCTTGGGGTGGTGATAGTTGCTTCTTTTTTTGAGTTGGACAACAATGGCAAATATTACAACACGGCAGCAGTTATCGACGCGGACGGAAAATATCTCGGAAAATACCGCAAAATGCATATTGCCGACACGGCTGAATTACGGGAGAAATTCTATTTCAGTCCGGGTGATGAAGGCTATAAAGTATTTAAAACGCAGTTCGCTACCATAGGCGTATTGATCGGATGGGACCAATGGTATCCTGAAGCTACCCGAATCGTTTCGCTAATGGGGGCTGAACTCCTGATTTGCCCTACTTCTCTTGGCTGGTCAGTAAATATGGACGCGACCCTGGGTTCGGAGCAGATTCAGGGATGGCAAACTATCGTGCGTGGCCATGCTGTAGCTAACGCAATTCCGATCGTCAGCACCAACAAAGTGGGTGAAGAGGCTGGTATAAAGTTCTCCGGAAACTCTTTGTTAACAGACGCCTTTGGAGGTATTGTTCGCCAAGGTTCAATTGACAATGAAGAAGTAATAGTTCAGCAAGTGGATACAGATGATACTGAGCACTACCGTATCCACTGGCCATTTTTTAGAGATCGCCGCATAGATTCTTATGCGGAACTCACCAAACGTAGTATATAA
- a CDS encoding TetR/AcrR family transcriptional regulator translates to MMISTKIKLTKADRTKQYIIESMSDVFNKKGYSGTSITDIEATTGLSRGAIYGNFASKEEIALAVFDFNFAKTRSAVDKMMERERSFHAKIMVLVNVHKSVNDNPLFTACGSLLYNSPDTDEISVLMKDRAISAVLRKEKTVADLIQMGMKSGEFRKETDPKQVAIAIISLLEGGLMIWRKSGDSIRMSQVIASIEALMESIAN, encoded by the coding sequence ATGATGATTTCAACTAAAATAAAGCTCACTAAGGCAGATCGAACGAAACAGTATATCATTGAAAGCATGTCCGATGTTTTCAATAAAAAAGGATACTCTGGTACGTCGATCACTGATATAGAAGCCACCACCGGGTTATCTAGAGGCGCTATTTATGGAAACTTTGCAAGTAAAGAAGAAATTGCCCTGGCCGTTTTTGATTTTAATTTCGCCAAAACCCGGAGTGCCGTAGATAAGATGATGGAACGCGAGAGAAGCTTTCATGCTAAAATAATGGTGCTGGTGAATGTCCACAAATCCGTTAATGATAATCCGCTTTTTACTGCCTGCGGTTCTTTACTATATAATTCCCCCGATACCGATGAAATCAGCGTACTAATGAAAGACCGGGCGATAAGTGCTGTTCTTAGAAAGGAAAAAACGGTGGCTGATCTTATTCAAATGGGTATGAAATCAGGAGAGTTTCGCAAAGAAACAGACCCAAAGCAAGTCGCAATTGCGATCATTTCACTATTGGAAGGCGGTTTAATGATCTGGCGCAAGAGTGGCGATTCGATTAGGATGTCACAGGTGATTGCTTCAATCGAAGCACTGATGGAAAGCATCGCTAATTAA
- a CDS encoding HlyD family secretion protein → METEKNLPQSVTQETKPKKQTRRVWLFNIISLIVVLMALTWATITYFHLDKTVYTNDAQVESYINPINTRIQGYIRTINFSEHQHVRKGDTLVILDDREYKIQVKQAEAVVLDAKAGKIVINVTEDVARNGVAISTANIAEIKSRLENAEVNFRRYANLLKEDVITQFQYDQQKTERDALRAKYDALIHAKQGAKFTSEEIGKRIDVAKAGILRADAALDYAMLNLSYTVITAPYDGVVGRKIIEEGQFVQPGQTMVNIVRGDERWITANYTESQMASITPGEKVKIHIDAFSNKVFYGRITSMAGATGSRYSAVPVDNSTGNFVKVQQRFPVRIDFINTTEKNNIELLRAGMNAEVELIN, encoded by the coding sequence ATGGAAACAGAAAAAAACTTACCTCAATCAGTTACACAGGAAACCAAACCGAAAAAACAGACAAGACGGGTTTGGCTTTTCAATATCATTTCACTTATTGTTGTGCTTATGGCTTTGACATGGGCTACAATAACATATTTTCACTTGGATAAAACAGTCTACACTAACGATGCGCAGGTAGAATCATACATCAATCCGATTAATACCAGGATTCAAGGTTATATACGCACGATTAATTTTTCTGAACATCAACATGTAAGAAAAGGTGATACGTTAGTAATATTAGATGACCGCGAATATAAAATCCAGGTAAAACAGGCGGAGGCTGTTGTACTGGATGCGAAAGCGGGAAAAATCGTAATTAATGTCACCGAAGATGTTGCAAGAAATGGCGTGGCTATTTCAACTGCCAATATTGCTGAAATCAAATCAAGACTTGAAAACGCCGAAGTGAATTTCCGGCGCTATGCGAACCTATTAAAGGAAGATGTTATCACGCAATTCCAATATGACCAGCAAAAAACTGAAAGGGATGCGCTAAGGGCTAAATATGATGCGCTTATCCACGCCAAACAAGGTGCTAAATTCACGAGCGAGGAAATCGGGAAGCGGATTGACGTAGCCAAGGCCGGCATTCTCCGTGCAGATGCTGCACTTGACTATGCGATGCTAAATCTTTCCTACACGGTAATCACTGCACCGTATGATGGAGTTGTGGGACGAAAGATTATCGAAGAAGGACAATTCGTTCAGCCGGGACAAACGATGGTAAATATAGTGAGGGGCGACGAGCGGTGGATTACCGCAAACTATACTGAATCGCAAATGGCTTCGATAACGCCAGGCGAAAAAGTAAAAATTCATATAGATGCTTTCAGCAATAAGGTATTTTACGGCCGGATAACATCCATGGCCGGTGCTACCGGCAGCAGATACTCCGCAGTCCCCGTTGACAACTCCACCGGTAATTTTGTTAAAGTCCAACAGCGCTTTCCTGTACGAATTGATTTCATCAACACCACGGAAAAAAACAACATTGAACTGCTCCGTGCAGGAATGAACGCAGAAGTGGAATTAATTAACTAA
- a CDS encoding carboxymuconolactone decarboxylase family protein — MKTFSLPKDHQLTSENRALFQRLNELFGYVPNLYRAIAYSDNAVKAYLNLQHFDSSLNARQKTVVNLTVSHLQQGYYSLKAYSTLALQFGFNREQVEELANGTASFDLSLQALINLTTQAVNNHGNIENAELEKFFDAGYTEEQLVDVMMAVGETTIANYLYNIVRFPMDFNLSDRDGN, encoded by the coding sequence ATGAAAACATTTAGTCTGCCGAAAGACCACCAGTTGACGAGTGAAAACCGGGCATTATTTCAACGCTTAAATGAACTTTTTGGCTACGTTCCAAATTTATACAGGGCTATCGCTTATTCTGATAACGCTGTAAAAGCCTATTTAAACCTCCAACATTTCGATTCATCGTTAAATGCCCGACAAAAAACAGTTGTTAACCTCACTGTAAGCCACCTTCAACAAGGTTATTACTCTTTGAAAGCTTACAGTACCCTTGCCCTGCAATTCGGATTTAACCGGGAGCAGGTAGAAGAGCTGGCAAACGGGACCGCCTCTTTCGACCTTAGTTTACAAGCATTGATCAACTTAACTACTCAGGCCGTTAATAATCACGGTAATATTGAAAATGCTGAACTTGAGAAATTCTTTGACGCTGGCTATACTGAGGAACAATTAGTTGACGTCATGATGGCTGTCGGCGAAACGACGATCGCTAACTATCTTTATAACATTGTTAGATTCCCGATGGATTTTAACTTAAGCGACCGCGATGGAAATTAA
- a CDS encoding TolC family protein has protein sequence MKYFIIFIIFGFFFQHSSAQDTASRVITIEQLFEMTEVNAKLLSVSHQSIGISGNRIEIAKADRLPEIGASADLGYLSTIAILNPDFSFHSNVTTPHVSNNYFIGASEILSKGGFINHNVQRAKLVEELASLNYEKDKQEIKILLLSKYLELYQFFNGRKIYLKNIQLAQRRLGDLTKLRKQGLVTHNDLIRNQLQIADFKLDLDHIENNIDILNNDLCVVLGISQQTHITPDTTLINNIIAEKTLYDYQQSAYAEQPEMKAAKINEKIGEQTVIMEKSARYPVLSLYAGDALQRPFLLTLEPLDIYYNAYQAGIKLQYNISSIYHAKDKIRQANLELAQQRTRSELQKQQTEIGVNTAYTKFKEAKNDYKTLEISLELADDNFRVVEKKYINQLAQITDILDASTAKLAAELRLSNARINIINQWYRLQKASGNF, from the coding sequence ATGAAGTATTTTATAATTTTCATCATTTTCGGTTTTTTCTTTCAACATTCTTCGGCTCAGGATACCGCCTCTCGCGTGATAACCATTGAGCAACTGTTTGAAATGACAGAAGTCAATGCGAAGTTGCTTTCGGTTTCTCATCAAAGTATTGGTATAAGCGGCAACAGGATCGAAATTGCAAAAGCAGACAGGCTACCGGAAATAGGGGCGTCTGCTGATTTGGGTTATCTAAGCACAATTGCGATACTTAATCCCGATTTTTCTTTTCATTCCAATGTCACTACGCCGCACGTATCCAATAATTACTTTATAGGAGCAAGTGAGATATTATCGAAGGGAGGCTTCATTAATCACAATGTCCAGCGCGCAAAACTCGTGGAAGAACTCGCGTCACTCAATTACGAGAAGGATAAACAGGAAATTAAAATCCTTCTCTTAAGCAAATACCTTGAACTTTACCAGTTTTTTAACGGACGAAAAATATATCTCAAAAATATTCAATTGGCTCAACGAAGGCTTGGAGATTTGACCAAATTGCGAAAGCAAGGACTCGTTACCCATAATGACCTAATCAGAAACCAGTTACAAATAGCTGATTTTAAGCTAGACCTTGACCATATCGAAAACAATATCGACATCCTTAACAATGATCTCTGTGTAGTATTGGGCATATCTCAACAGACGCATATAACTCCTGACACAACCCTTATTAATAATATTATAGCGGAAAAAACATTATACGATTACCAGCAATCTGCGTATGCAGAACAACCAGAAATGAAAGCGGCTAAAATCAACGAAAAAATCGGTGAGCAAACCGTAATAATGGAAAAGTCTGCCAGATATCCGGTGCTCTCGCTATATGCCGGCGACGCACTCCAGCGCCCGTTTTTACTTACACTGGAACCGTTAGACATTTATTACAATGCTTATCAGGCAGGTATTAAACTTCAATACAACATATCGTCAATATACCATGCAAAAGACAAAATCAGGCAGGCTAACCTGGAACTGGCACAACAACGCACCAGGTCGGAGTTGCAAAAACAACAAACGGAAATAGGCGTAAATACAGCGTATACGAAGTTTAAGGAGGCAAAAAATGACTATAAAACACTAGAGATAAGTCTTGAATTAGCGGACGATAATTTTCGGGTGGTTGAAAAAAAATACATCAATCAACTCGCGCAAATAACGGATATTCTGGATGCGAGCACTGCCAAACTCGCCGCAGAACTTCGGCTGAGCAATGCGAGGATCAACATCATCAACCAATGGTACAGATTACAAAAAGCCAGCGGAAACTTTTAA
- a CDS encoding MFS transporter: protein MTNRKTPSFASPDNTIKATSRWLALMVILTAPLLSVVDTFIINVAIPSIKTGLEASDGQLQLVIAGYLLGYASFLITGGRAGDHFGRKRVFFWGMFGFTLISCLCGLAQTPLELNLFRFFQGVSASFMMPQSIAFIQVLFTDHKERSTAIGYFGITLGLAATLGQVLGGYLSQLHTFVAGWRLIFFINLPIGSAALVATHALLPETKKNHEQLFDYSGVVILTASLFSLIIPLVEGREHGWPLWSIGLLLFSFVIFALFISDQRRKLRKKGNPLIDVTLFRNRQFNLGLIAVLFQYMAHTAYLLITALYFQNGIGYSSLQSGLFFALSGVTFTAASLIGSKLIPKYGKRIVQFGVTLMIIGFAVQIILFKSGVDVFVVYGLLAFYGFGNGFVLSSLLNITLRSVPQKFAGAAAGVYSTFQMTASALGVSIIGGIFFYIAELHPGHPDFNRAFVAGISSIIISLLLVWITLAVLPAVSNGNTEGNHLSE from the coding sequence ATGACCAACAGAAAAACACCAAGCTTTGCCAGCCCGGATAACACGATTAAAGCCACCTCACGCTGGCTTGCATTAATGGTGATATTAACTGCTCCGCTATTATCGGTTGTTGATACCTTCATTATCAATGTAGCGATTCCCTCAATAAAAACAGGGCTTGAAGCTTCGGACGGACAATTACAACTAGTCATTGCCGGCTATCTGCTTGGATACGCTTCTTTTCTGATAACCGGGGGAAGAGCCGGGGATCATTTCGGAAGAAAAAGAGTGTTTTTTTGGGGAATGTTCGGCTTTACGCTCATTTCCTGCCTTTGCGGATTAGCGCAGACACCCCTTGAGCTCAATTTGTTCCGCTTTTTCCAAGGGGTAAGCGCCTCATTTATGATGCCTCAATCCATCGCGTTTATCCAGGTTCTTTTTACAGATCATAAGGAACGGTCAACGGCTATCGGCTATTTCGGTATTACGCTTGGGCTTGCAGCAACTTTAGGGCAGGTACTTGGTGGCTATTTATCGCAACTACATACTTTCGTTGCGGGCTGGAGACTCATATTTTTCATCAATCTACCAATTGGTTCAGCGGCGCTGGTCGCGACGCATGCGTTGCTGCCTGAAACTAAAAAAAATCACGAACAACTTTTTGATTATTCCGGCGTGGTTATTCTAACTGCAAGCCTTTTCTCCCTAATTATTCCACTAGTAGAGGGAAGGGAACACGGTTGGCCGTTATGGAGCATTGGCTTACTGCTGTTTTCCTTTGTTATTTTCGCATTATTTATCAGTGACCAGCGTCGGAAGCTGCGCAAAAAAGGCAATCCCCTTATCGATGTGACCCTTTTCAGAAACAGGCAATTTAACCTTGGATTGATTGCGGTACTTTTCCAGTATATGGCGCATACTGCATATCTTCTGATAACTGCCTTATATTTTCAAAATGGTATTGGCTATAGTTCGCTGCAATCAGGTTTGTTTTTTGCGTTATCCGGCGTCACATTCACAGCGGCGTCGCTCATCGGCTCGAAGCTGATCCCTAAGTATGGAAAGCGAATTGTGCAGTTCGGGGTAACACTTATGATCATTGGGTTTGCCGTCCAAATTATCCTTTTTAAATCAGGTGTTGATGTTTTCGTCGTTTATGGCTTACTGGCTTTTTACGGCTTTGGGAATGGTTTTGTGCTTTCTTCCCTTTTAAACATCACACTCAGAAGTGTTCCTCAAAAATTTGCGGGCGCGGCGGCCGGAGTATATAGCACTTTCCAGATGACGGCATCTGCCCTGGGGGTTAGCATAATTGGGGGGATATTCTTTTACATTGCTGAATTGCATCCGGGGCATCCGGATTTTAACCGTGCATTTGTCGCCGGTATCAGCAGTATAATTATAAGTCTTTTGTTGGTGTGGATTACCCTTGCAGTTCTCCCGGCAGTGAGCAATGGAAATACGGAGGGAAATCATCTGTCTGAATAA
- a CDS encoding RNA polymerase sigma factor has product MTPFSETYDENKERRFIEQARSGSREAAGHLVQLHQRFIYNVVLKLIGNVNDAQDMTQEILMTMLTKLGQFEFKGSFRTWLYRIATNHFLMSKRKKSELTMISFDELGDVLDKLYDDQSMSAEEQRQHSDQIIAFRNKCTASMLLCLDRQQRMVLILGTVFNLKSPVAAQMLNMTAENFRKQLSRAKTDLFQFMDDKCGLINPANPCKCYKKTKGFIKDGLIDPQTKQFSAEAVTRISEIAPKKNKQLDELMERKYLTFYEEQIYEKIDDERTFIANILAEPEIRKLFSLN; this is encoded by the coding sequence ATGACACCATTTTCGGAAACTTATGACGAAAACAAAGAGCGCCGCTTTATCGAGCAGGCACGTAGCGGCTCCCGGGAGGCGGCAGGCCATCTGGTGCAACTACATCAACGTTTTATTTATAATGTTGTATTAAAGCTCATCGGAAATGTCAATGATGCTCAAGATATGACTCAGGAAATATTGATGACCATGCTGACAAAACTTGGTCAGTTCGAATTTAAAGGCAGTTTCAGGACTTGGCTATACCGGATTGCGACGAATCATTTCCTGATGAGCAAAAGAAAAAAGTCAGAATTAACGATGATTTCCTTTGATGAACTCGGTGATGTTTTGGATAAACTTTATGATGATCAAAGCATGTCAGCAGAGGAGCAACGCCAACACAGCGATCAAATTATTGCTTTCCGGAACAAGTGTACCGCTTCCATGCTGCTTTGCCTGGATCGTCAGCAAAGAATGGTTCTAATCTTAGGAACAGTCTTTAATCTGAAAAGTCCGGTAGCGGCACAAATGCTAAACATGACAGCGGAAAATTTCAGAAAGCAATTGTCCAGAGCCAAGACCGACCTTTTTCAATTCATGGACGATAAATGTGGTTTAATAAATCCAGCGAACCCTTGTAAATGCTACAAAAAAACAAAGGGTTTCATCAAGGACGGCTTGATAGACCCACAGACAAAACAGTTTTCTGCTGAGGCGGTCACTCGTATTTCCGAAATCGCGCCCAAAAAAAACAAGCAATTAGATGAACTGATGGAACGTAAATACCTGACCTTCTATGAAGAGCAGATTTACGAAAAGATTGATGACGAAAGGACATTTATAGCTAATATCCTGGCAGAACCCGAAATCCGTAAGCTATTTTCCCTTAATTGA
- a CDS encoding DUF420 domain-containing protein gives MIIIAFFLPKLEVLRGYNFSLLPLFNAVMNGLTFLSLLAALSAIEKKNIKRHKSFVFLAFAFTSLFLISYLLYHFSTPSTKFGGPGYLRAIYLFILLTHIPLAIIIVPLAMVTMGFGLNRNIPKHRKIAKWTMPIWLYVSLTGVIVYLMISPYYTH, from the coding sequence TTGATCATCATTGCTTTTTTTCTTCCAAAGCTTGAAGTGCTCAGAGGGTATAATTTTTCCCTATTGCCACTTTTTAACGCTGTTATGAATGGCTTGACATTTTTGTCATTGTTGGCCGCGCTATCAGCTATTGAAAAAAAGAATATTAAAAGGCATAAAAGTTTTGTTTTCCTTGCCTTTGCTTTTACGTCCCTTTTCCTGATTTCTTATTTATTGTACCACTTTTCGACTCCCTCTACCAAATTCGGCGGCCCCGGGTATTTGAGAGCCATTTACCTGTTCATTCTTTTAACTCATATTCCGCTTGCTATTATTATTGTTCCTTTAGCGATGGTCACCATGGGTTTCGGGTTAAACAGAAATATTCCAAAACACAGGAAAATTGCTAAATGGACCATGCCAATATGGTTATATGTTAGTCTCACGGGGGTCATTGTTTACCTGATGATATCCCCTTACTATACTCACTAA
- a CDS encoding TetR/AcrR family transcriptional regulator — translation MSKAQTTRSEILQKAFDLIYRKGYQATSVDDILATTQVTKGAFYYHFKNKEEMGLATVNEVIHKAIRPLIIKPLEGNEDFREAIYGMMKAMLNDHTFFKVEYGCPLVNLIDEMAPLSEGFQKTLKLQLFEWQSAIGHVLNKGINAGQLSKDHNAEQIALYIIAGYSGARNIGKIYGREYYSSFLNQFKNYLHSLK, via the coding sequence ATGTCAAAAGCTCAAACAACGCGATCCGAAATATTGCAAAAAGCATTCGATCTGATTTATCGTAAGGGATATCAGGCAACGAGCGTTGATGATATTCTGGCGACTACCCAGGTGACTAAAGGTGCTTTTTACTATCACTTCAAGAACAAGGAAGAGATGGGATTGGCTACCGTCAATGAGGTTATCCACAAGGCTATACGACCATTGATCATCAAACCCCTGGAAGGAAATGAGGATTTTAGGGAGGCTATTTATGGTATGATGAAAGCGATGCTAAACGATCACACTTTCTTTAAGGTCGAATACGGTTGCCCTCTTGTAAATCTTATCGATGAGATGGCACCACTAAGCGAAGGTTTTCAGAAAACCTTAAAGTTGCAGCTTTTTGAGTGGCAAAGTGCAATCGGGCATGTTCTTAATAAGGGCATAAATGCCGGCCAGTTATCCAAAGATCACAACGCTGAACAGATCGCACTTTATATAATTGCTGGTTACAGCGGGGCCAGGAATATCGGAAAGATATACGGGAGGGAATATTACTCATCATTCCTGAATCAGTTCAAAAACTATCTCCATTCACTTAAATAA
- a CDS encoding metal-dependent hydrolase codes for MKVTYYGHSCFSVVIQNKHLVFDPYISANQFASDIDVDQIKADYIFVSHAHFDHIGDVERIANNTGAVVISNWELTDYFKREDLKNVRPINPGGQFTADFGTVKCVSSIHSSSLPDGTYGGIACGFVFKSADGNFYFSGDTGLTMDMQLITRWAKLDFAVLPIGDVLTMGIQEAIEASRFVGVNKVLAVHYDTFASIRIDRQKAVAEFEAAGIELFLMEIGSTIEL; via the coding sequence ATGAAAGTCACTTATTATGGGCACTCTTGCTTTTCGGTTGTGATCCAAAACAAACATTTAGTATTTGACCCTTATATTTCAGCAAATCAATTTGCGTCAGATATTGATGTTGATCAGATTAAGGCAGATTACATCTTCGTTTCTCATGCCCATTTCGATCACATTGGAGATGTTGAACGTATTGCCAACAACACAGGTGCGGTCGTCATTTCAAACTGGGAACTGACGGATTATTTCAAAAGGGAAGATCTGAAAAACGTTCGTCCAATCAACCCGGGCGGACAGTTCACGGCAGATTTCGGCACGGTAAAATGTGTTTCCTCCATTCACTCTAGTAGTCTTCCCGACGGTACTTATGGAGGAATTGCCTGTGGCTTCGTCTTTAAAAGCGCAGATGGAAATTTTTATTTCAGCGGAGACACCGGTCTTACAATGGATATGCAACTCATTACGCGATGGGCCAAGCTGGATTTCGCAGTTTTGCCAATTGGGGATGTGCTGACTATGGGGATTCAAGAAGCAATTGAGGCTTCCAGGTTTGTAGGCGTGAATAAAGTTTTGGCCGTTCATTACGACACTTTTGCAAGTATCAGAATCGATCGTCAGAAAGCAGTCGCCGAATTTGAAGCAGCGGGAATCGAACTTTTTCTGATGGAAATAGGTAGCACTATTGAATTATAA